One window of the Sparus aurata chromosome 17, fSpaAur1.1, whole genome shotgun sequence genome contains the following:
- the LOC115566833 gene encoding E3 ubiquitin-protein ligase NHLRC1, which produces MAKSPGSPKSPVGILKEIQINLLECKVCFEKFSTQQRERRPQNLSCGHVLCLECITALSHPLLRKLECPFCRQLCSVDSTSHCQVLSDLQELLFHWSPTSSAPPNRAKRSFGLAAGLTSTALHLCAVFGGWGTLINPTGIAVLGSAGTIVVVHDGEKRVVVFSPQGKELHSFGQRGRGSGEICYPVDVAVTPCGYMVVTDAGDKAVKVFTSRGNHVLTVKDSFHMPWGVDTDSGGHILVSDVQAGTLSHVKVDYTRGLILEHQTAISDLQSPKAVTCCQVTGNTAVMEHLPDDQLPPHRHQRTRLRVFSKDFHLLYETDSFSLSLQSSVRLNMSGVAFDRDGDVIVIDSDQGMIWSLGKLQNGPALTPLVGDHLIHPAGLVSLNNTLIVLDSGDHTVKMYSAKSDTGPVI; this is translated from the coding sequence TGGGATTCTGAAAGAGATCCAGATCAACTTGCTGGAGTGTAAAGTCTGCTTCGAGAAgttcagcactcagcagagggAGCGCAGACCACAGAACCTTTCCTGTGGCCATGTACTCTGTCTGGAATGCATCACGGCCCTGTCCCACCCTCTCCTGAGGAAGCTGGAGTGCCCGTTCTGTCGGCAGCTGTGCAGCGTTGACAGCACCTCCCACTGCCAGGTTCTTAGTGacctgcaggagctgctgttCCATTGGAGTCCCAcatcctctgctcctccaaacAGGGCCAAGAGAAGCTTTGGCTTGGCTGCAGGTCTGACATCCACAGCTCTGCACCTCTGTGCAGTTTTTGGTGGATGGGGGACTCTCATCAACCCCACTGGGATAGCTGTTTTGGGGTCCGCAGGGACGATAGTGGTGGTGCATGATGGAGAGAAGAGGGTGGTGGTATTCAGTCCACAGGGCAAGGAGCTGCACAGTTTTGGACAAAGAGGACGTGGCAGTGGGGAGATCTGTTATCCAGTGGATGTGGCGGTGACTCCCTGTGGTTACATGGTGGTGACGGATGCAGGAGATAAAGCTGTGAAGGTTTTCACTTCCAGGGGAAACCATGTGTTGACAGTCAAAGACTCCTTCCACATGCCCTGGGGTGTGGACACAGACAGCGGTGGGCACATCCTGGTCTCAGACGTCCAGGCCGGCACCCTGTCCCACGTAAAAGTGGACTACACTCGCGGCCTCATCCTGGAGCATCAGACAGCCATTTCAGACCTGCAGAGTCCAAAAGCAGTGACCTGCTGTCAGGTGACTGGGAACACTGCAGTGATGGAGCATTTACCCGATGACCAACTTCCACCACACAGGCACCAACGCACCAGGCTGAGAGTGTTTTCAAAAGACTTCCACCTCCTTTATGAGACGGACAGTTTCAGCCTCTCCCTGCAGTCCTCAGTGAGGCTGAACATGTCCGGCGTTGCATTCGACAGAGATGGAGATGTGATCGTGATCGACTCCGATCAGGGGATGATTTGGAGTTTGGGGAAGCTCCAGAATGGACCGGCCTTGACTCCTCTGGTGGGAGACCACCTCATCCACCCAGCTGGACTGGTGTCACTGAACAACACGCTGATTGTTCTGGACAGCGGAGATCATACAGTGAAGATGTATTCTGCTAAATCTGATACTGGGCCCGTCATATAG